One part of the Acetoanaerobium sticklandii genome encodes these proteins:
- a CDS encoding DUF2200 domain-containing protein has translation MSKNNINAMSISKVYPLYVEKAERKGRTKEEVDEIICWLTGYSKEKLELQLEKGVAFETFFIEAPEMNPSRELIKGVVCGVRVEDIKEPIMREIRYLDKLIDELAKGKAMDKILRKAEEI, from the coding sequence ATGAGTAAAAATAATATCAATGCTATGAGCATATCAAAAGTATATCCTCTGTATGTGGAAAAAGCAGAGCGAAAAGGAAGAACAAAGGAAGAGGTCGATGAAATCATATGTTGGCTTACAGGTTATAGTAAAGAAAAGCTAGAACTGCAGCTGGAAAAGGGAGTTGCTTTTGAAACATTTTTTATAGAAGCTCCTGAAATGAATCCGTCAAGAGAGCTTATCAAAGGAGTCGTATGTGGAGTGAGAGTAGAAGATATTAAAGAGCCCATAATGAGAGAGATAAGATATCTAGATAAGCTAATAGATGAGCTAGCAAAAGGTAAGGCTATGGACAAGATTCTTAGGAAAGCAGAAGAAATCTAA
- a CDS encoding GNAT family N-acetyltransferase yields MEKNKINIENIPAIIWGDSSDKVYLYVHGQGGSKDEAEQFAKIANKFSYQVLSIDLPEHGERIEEVDSFNPWDVLPELDLVIGYMKLNWEHISLFANSIGAWFSMQGMNNEILERAIFVSPIIDMENLISNMMKYENISQNELKEKLNITTSSGQILSWRYFKYAAENPISKWDIPTCILFAKEDIFTGNELMKAFATKFNCNLTVIEQAEHWFHTPSQLEVLHSWIEQCLGDSLDNKIISYEIIHLPKEQWKDTIIPIKYTTNDYYDVIITDLDKGFRIDIEKKKLDNAIAHTPEEYNFPDRLYKGYWDDEFAWGIVEQGELIAAIETAPEKWSNRLRITELWVSPEHQKKGIGHELIELAKERLKRERRRALILETQSCNANAIDFYIHEGFSIMGMDTCCYSNDDIDRKEVRLEFAWFPKKNTTRNFRN; encoded by the coding sequence ATGGAAAAGAATAAAATAAATATAGAAAACATTCCTGCTATTATTTGGGGAGATTCATCAGACAAAGTATATCTTTATGTTCATGGACAAGGCGGAAGTAAAGATGAAGCAGAGCAATTTGCGAAAATCGCCAATAAGTTTTCATATCAGGTTTTAAGTATAGATTTACCAGAACATGGGGAGCGCATAGAAGAGGTTGATTCATTTAATCCTTGGGATGTTTTGCCTGAGTTAGATTTAGTTATAGGATATATGAAATTGAACTGGGAGCACATATCATTATTTGCTAACAGCATAGGTGCGTGGTTTAGTATGCAAGGGATGAATAATGAAATTCTAGAAAGAGCTATTTTTGTATCTCCTATCATCGATATGGAAAATCTTATTTCCAACATGATGAAATACGAAAATATATCACAAAATGAGCTTAAAGAAAAGCTGAATATTACTACTTCATCTGGACAGATTCTCTCGTGGAGATATTTTAAGTATGCAGCGGAAAATCCAATATCAAAATGGGATATCCCAACCTGTATTTTATTTGCAAAAGAGGACATATTCACAGGCAATGAATTAATGAAAGCATTTGCCACAAAGTTCAATTGCAACCTTACAGTAATAGAACAAGCGGAGCACTGGTTTCATACTCCATCTCAGCTAGAAGTCCTGCATTCATGGATAGAGCAGTGCCTGGGTGATTCATTGGACAATAAAATAATTAGCTATGAAATAATTCATTTGCCAAAAGAGCAGTGGAAAGACACTATAATTCCAATAAAATATACTACAAATGATTACTATGATGTAATTATTACGGACCTAGATAAAGGATTTAGAATAGATATAGAAAAGAAAAAATTAGATAATGCTATAGCTCACACTCCTGAAGAATATAATTTTCCAGATAGACTCTACAAAGGCTACTGGGATGATGAGTTTGCTTGGGGGATAGTTGAGCAAGGGGAACTAATTGCGGCTATAGAAACAGCTCCTGAAAAATGGAGTAATAGGCTTAGAATCACAGAACTATGGGTATCCCCAGAGCATCAAAAAAAAGGTATAGGTCATGAGCTTATAGAGCTGGCAAAAGAGAGATTAAAAAGAGAGCGCAGAAGAGCTTTAATACTTGAAACGCAGTCTTGCAATGCAAATGCTATAGATTTTTATATTCATGAAGGATTTTCGATTATGGGAATGGATACTTGTTGCTATTCAAATGATGATATTGATAGAAAAGAAGTAAGGCTTGAATTTGCTTGGTTTCCTAAAAAGAATACAACAAGAAATTTCCGAAATTAA
- a CDS encoding ABC transporter ATP-binding protein encodes MIKVKNISKSYKDAVVLNNVSLEINKGDFTAVMGPSGSGKSTLLYSISSMDNPDEGEVVFEGIDVYKLSESELSKFRLNKMGFVFQNSQLLKNLSIFDNIILPGMVAKRESIEVVRARATELMSKMGIEDIKDRDIREVSGGQLQRAAICRAMINSPEILFMDEPTGALNSEAASQVMEILKKLNQEGISIMLVTHDAKMALMAKKVIYIKDGKLAGEIKLSNEKEALAEIDLWLKTI; translated from the coding sequence ATGATAAAGGTTAAAAATATAAGCAAGTCATATAAAGATGCTGTAGTTCTTAACAATGTGAGTTTAGAGATTAATAAGGGAGATTTTACTGCTGTTATGGGACCATCTGGCTCAGGGAAGTCTACTCTTCTTTATAGCATTAGCTCCATGGATAATCCTGATGAAGGAGAAGTTGTATTTGAGGGTATAGATGTTTATAAGCTTAGCGAATCCGAGCTATCAAAATTTCGACTTAATAAAATGGGTTTTGTATTTCAAAATTCTCAGCTGCTAAAGAACCTCTCTATTTTTGATAATATAATTTTGCCAGGCATGGTTGCTAAAAGAGAATCTATTGAGGTAGTACGAGCAAGAGCCACAGAGCTAATGAGCAAAATGGGGATAGAGGATATAAAGGACAGGGACATAAGAGAGGTTTCTGGTGGACAGCTTCAAAGAGCAGCTATTTGCAGAGCCATGATAAATAGTCCTGAGATTTTGTTTATGGATGAGCCTACAGGAGCCTTAAACTCAGAGGCAGCAAGTCAAGTAATGGAAATACTAAAAAAGCTCAATCAAGAAGGTATAAGCATTATGCTAGTCACTCATGATGCAAAAATGGCATTAATGGCTAAAAAGGTTATCTATATAAAAGATGGAAAGTTAGCTGGAGAAATCAAGCTAAGCAATGAAAAAGAAGCACTAGCAGAGATTGACTTGTGGCTAAAAACTATTTGA
- a CDS encoding ABC transporter permease — protein MKLLFNLVVNDIRKNRIISSILFAFLMISAVLLTGGLRIGVTSITSINALSTVAQIPDYIQMHKGAYDEKAIDDFVKNHDYIEAFQVTKMLNIKNSELYHNGKSFENSLMDNSFVAQNESFDYLLDMNNEIAIIDKGEIGIPIYYSQELGVELGDSIRVEKGSYAKDFKVSTIIRDAQMNSALTSSKRLLINEADILELSSNLGEWEYCFEFLLEEGSIASLETDYIGAKLPSNGVGISGSLITMLNTFSHGIIIIIIMAISMLLIGIAFLCLSYIIRATLAEQSSIIGEMRAIGFTKKEIKKLYQLKYVIIAIVAGIIGYLGGNLLGDYLSESVILYYGRAKGNIELIKWGIPVIGVLIQLVIVTIGCTVIISRNLRKTVLQMLKGEDDVKREGHYKLPANGFKYPNISIAFGELKCKYRQYIVVFLVFIFSSFLILLPMNMKNTINHPSFMSYMGVGESDLRIDIQYTGDLEAKKELLEAHLNNDADIEKYAIYQYGSAQVLNNDGKWDNIRIESGNQAKFPLDYLEGKAPVNDNEIALSYLNAKELNKNIGENLTLNYMNKEVEFIVSGIYQDITYGGKTAKAKLEFNEKDLDAYIVYVNLKEEIDIEKKASELREILTDSKVTPVREFIAQTLGGISDTMGIVEVATVIISLFLSVLITAMILKLIMAKEQNAIAIKKAIGFSNDDLRIQLGIRILAIQIFGIGVGTILANNFGEAIFGLMLSGFGASKIKFLINPIKAYLFCPGIQILAVLIIVTVISKGVSKYHIRNQIIE, from the coding sequence ATGAAGCTGTTATTTAACTTGGTTGTAAATGATATAAGAAAAAACAGGATTATATCGAGTATATTATTTGCTTTCTTAATGATATCTGCTGTACTTCTAACTGGAGGACTAAGAATAGGTGTGACTAGCATAACCTCTATTAATGCTCTTAGCACGGTGGCTCAGATACCTGATTATATTCAGATGCATAAGGGAGCTTATGACGAGAAGGCAATTGATGATTTTGTAAAAAATCATGATTATATTGAGGCTTTTCAAGTTACAAAGATGCTCAACATTAAAAACTCAGAGCTATATCATAATGGAAAATCCTTTGAAAATAGTCTTATGGATAATAGCTTTGTGGCTCAAAATGAAAGCTTTGATTATTTGCTTGATATGAATAATGAAATTGCGATTATAGATAAAGGAGAAATAGGCATCCCTATATACTATTCTCAGGAGCTAGGGGTAGAGCTAGGAGACAGTATCAGAGTAGAGAAAGGAAGCTATGCAAAAGATTTTAAAGTATCTACAATAATTCGTGATGCTCAAATGAACTCAGCGCTTACATCATCTAAAAGATTGTTAATAAATGAGGCTGATATTTTAGAGCTAAGTAGTAATCTAGGTGAATGGGAGTATTGCTTTGAATTTTTGCTAGAGGAAGGCTCTATAGCTTCTTTAGAAACGGATTATATAGGGGCAAAGCTCCCATCAAATGGAGTTGGAATTTCAGGCAGTTTAATTACTATGCTCAATACTTTTTCTCATGGAATCATTATTATAATTATAATGGCAATAAGTATGCTTCTAATAGGGATAGCTTTTTTATGTCTTTCATATATAATTAGGGCTACGCTAGCTGAGCAAAGCAGTATCATAGGGGAGATGAGAGCTATTGGATTTACTAAAAAAGAAATCAAAAAACTATATCAGTTAAAATATGTAATCATAGCTATAGTTGCGGGAATCATAGGCTACTTAGGTGGGAATTTATTAGGAGATTATCTTTCAGAATCTGTAATTTTGTATTATGGAAGAGCAAAAGGAAATATAGAGCTTATTAAATGGGGAATTCCAGTTATAGGAGTGCTGATTCAGTTAGTAATAGTAACAATAGGCTGTACAGTCATAATCAGTAGGAACCTTAGGAAAACTGTGCTACAGATGCTAAAAGGTGAAGATGATGTAAAAAGAGAAGGACATTATAAGCTGCCAGCTAATGGCTTTAAATATCCTAATATTAGCATAGCTTTTGGAGAGCTAAAATGTAAGTATAGGCAATATATAGTTGTATTTTTAGTTTTTATTTTCTCATCATTTTTGATACTACTTCCTATGAATATGAAAAACACAATAAATCATCCTTCCTTTATGAGCTATATGGGTGTAGGCGAAAGTGATTTAAGAATTGATATCCAGTACACAGGCGATTTAGAAGCAAAAAAAGAACTACTAGAAGCTCATCTAAATAACGATGCTGATATTGAAAAATATGCTATATATCAGTATGGAAGTGCGCAGGTTTTAAATAATGATGGCAAATGGGATAATATAAGAATAGAAAGTGGTAATCAGGCTAAGTTTCCACTTGATTATCTAGAAGGGAAAGCTCCAGTTAATGATAACGAAATAGCCTTGTCATATCTTAATGCAAAAGAGCTAAATAAAAATATAGGTGAGAATCTGACATTAAATTATATGAATAAAGAAGTAGAGTTTATAGTTAGTGGGATATATCAAGACATCACCTATGGTGGAAAAACAGCAAAGGCAAAACTTGAATTTAATGAAAAGGATTTAGATGCTTATATTGTATATGTAAATCTAAAAGAAGAAATAGATATAGAAAAAAAGGCAAGTGAGCTAAGAGAGATTTTAACTGACAGCAAAGTCACTCCAGTTAGAGAGTTTATAGCTCAGACACTAGGAGGGATATCAGATACTATGGGTATAGTTGAGGTAGCGACTGTCATCATATCACTGTTTCTAAGCGTGCTAATTACAGCTATGATATTGAAATTAATAATGGCAAAAGAGCAGAACGCTATAGCTATAAAAAAAGCTATAGGTTTTTCTAATGATGACTTAAGAATCCAGCTAGGAATTAGAATCTTGGCTATTCAGATATTTGGAATAGGAGTAGGAACCATACTTGCAAATAATTTTGGTGAAGCTATATTTGGACTTATGCTGTCTGGTTTTGGAGCATCAAAGATAAAATTTCTAATTAACCCTATAAAGGCATATTTATTTTGTCCAGGGATTCAAATTTTAGCGGTTTTAATTATAGTGACAGTTATAAGCAAGGGTGTAAGTAAGTACCATATTAGAAATCAAATAATAGAATAG
- a CDS encoding helix-turn-helix domain-containing protein: protein MSFGQNIQFLRKMRNKMTQEELAEKLGVSRQTVSKWELDVMYPEMDKVIEICKLFSCSMDELIRNDMNVSDEAYSDIRMEYVEPFRYIRYAVVSTEPEDDALDHVKKWAKMLKIQNPEIIGWDFPVLSQEQINVFNMHGYVAALILPDNVTETADFMDIVNQDKQKYIVITIKDPMIAPFRLIPNAYKVLMTHMHINKIPHKEDKKIISCFEKEYFVNGTSYMDVYIAVDEIES from the coding sequence ATGAGTTTCGGACAAAATATTCAATTTTTAAGAAAAATGAGAAATAAAATGACGCAAGAAGAATTGGCAGAAAAACTTGGTGTGAGCAGACAAACAGTATCAAAATGGGAACTAGATGTCATGTACCCTGAGATGGATAAAGTTATAGAGATATGCAAATTATTTTCTTGCAGTATGGATGAATTAATACGAAATGATATGAATGTAAGTGACGAAGCTTATTCAGACATAAGAATGGAATATGTTGAACCTTTTAGATATATTAGATATGCAGTTGTTAGTACAGAACCTGAAGATGATGCACTTGATCATGTAAAAAAATGGGCAAAAATGCTAAAAATTCAAAATCCAGAAATTATTGGCTGGGACTTCCCAGTATTATCACAAGAACAAATAAATGTGTTTAATATGCATGGTTACGTTGCCGCACTCATACTACCCGATAATGTTACAGAAACTGCTGATTTTATGGATATAGTAAATCAAGATAAGCAAAAATACATAGTCATAACTATCAAAGACCCAATGATAGCACCATTTAGATTGATTCCAAATGCATACAAGGTTCTCATGACTCATATGCATATAAATAAAATTCCTCATAAAGAAGATAAAAAAATCATTTCCTGCTTTGAAAAAGAATATTTTGTAAATGGAACCTCATACATGGACGTGTATATTGCAGTTGATGAAATAGAGTCATAA
- a CDS encoding MerR family transcriptional regulator: MRVYKTGEIARIIGIHSNTVRLYEELELIPVVKRQPNGYRVFTDFHIDQFKLARLAFQIEVLQNGLRQKIIQMLKISAKGDFDTALSITNEYLELVSIERRNAEEAIEIVKQILSDKADENTRFFKRKEVSNYLGISMDTLRNWEMNGLLTIKRKQNGYRVYTDKDIRYLKIIRSLRCANYSLASILRMLGQLSKNPDIDIKEVLDTPKETEDIITVCDNLITSLSHAENNASKMIAMLQNMKASNYEF; this comes from the coding sequence ATGAGGGTTTATAAGACTGGTGAAATCGCAAGAATAATAGGCATACATTCAAATACAGTAAGGTTATATGAAGAGCTAGAGCTTATTCCAGTTGTGAAAAGACAGCCAAATGGTTACCGTGTATTTACGGATTTTCATATTGATCAATTTAAGCTTGCTCGCCTCGCTTTTCAAATAGAAGTCTTGCAAAATGGACTCAGGCAGAAAATAATTCAGATGCTAAAGATATCTGCCAAGGGAGATTTTGATACGGCACTTAGCATTACAAATGAATACTTGGAGCTTGTCAGTATAGAGCGAAGAAACGCTGAAGAAGCTATTGAGATAGTAAAGCAGATTTTATCAGACAAAGCGGATGAGAATACGAGGTTTTTTAAACGAAAAGAGGTTTCTAATTATCTAGGTATTTCTATGGATACTCTTAGAAACTGGGAAATGAACGGGTTACTGACGATAAAGCGTAAACAAAATGGATATAGGGTGTATACTGATAAAGATATAAGATATTTGAAAATAATTCGGTCTCTTAGATGTGCAAACTATTCCTTAGCTTCAATTCTTCGTATGCTAGGTCAGTTATCTAAAAATCCTGATATAGATATCAAGGAGGTACTTGATACTCCAAAAGAGACTGAAGATATTATAACCGTATGTGATAATCTTATTACTTCTTTGTCACATGCAGAAAATAACGCTAGTAAGATGATTGCTATGCTTCAAAATATGAAAGCCTCAAATTATGAGTTTTGA
- a CDS encoding GNAT family N-acetyltransferase: MTNIDYRELKISDIDIQLFSGFDRYQDVKKCWRKEDGKWVLKDIAFVEQWSIDEYEFLVKCLQNTVKQGGAVFGAFDGDMLAGFASLENDFWGSGGQYLQLSSIHISSNQRGKGVGKKLFSIICEKAKERGAKKLYISAHSSEETQAFYKALGCIEAKEYNEDLVEKEPCDCQLEFSLI, encoded by the coding sequence TTGACAAATATAGATTATAGAGAACTAAAAATTTCTGACATAGATATCCAGCTGTTTTCAGGTTTTGATAGATATCAAGATGTTAAAAAGTGTTGGCGTAAAGAAGATGGGAAATGGGTTTTAAAAGACATTGCTTTCGTGGAGCAATGGAGCATTGACGAATATGAATTTTTAGTTAAATGCCTGCAAAACACTGTAAAGCAAGGGGGAGCGGTATTTGGAGCTTTTGATGGGGATATGCTTGCAGGATTTGCTTCTTTAGAAAATGATTTTTGGGGAAGCGGGGGTCAGTATCTTCAGCTTTCCAGTATTCATATATCTTCTAATCAGAGAGGAAAGGGAGTAGGGAAAAAACTATTTTCTATAATTTGTGAGAAGGCTAAAGAACGTGGAGCTAAGAAGCTATATATATCTGCACATTCATCTGAGGAGACTCAGGCATTTTATAAAGCACTGGGATGCATCGAAGCGAAAGAATATAATGAAGATTTAGTCGAAAAAGAACCATGTGATTGTCAGCTAGAGTTTAGTTTGATTTAG
- a CDS encoding ABC transporter ATP-binding protein — MKEVIKVEQLTKSYGNFIAVDNVSLSVSRGMVFGLLGANGAGKSTTIECILGTKNPDSGQVSILELNPKADRKSLFEKVGVQFQEMNYQEQIKVSELCEVTASLYQNPLNYIELLMEFGIGDKHKSLVKDLSGGQRQRLFIVLALIPNPEVVFLDELTTGLDAKARRDVWKTLMRLKEKGLTILLTSHFMDEVEALCDRICILKKGRIVFEGTVLEAVTSSPCDKFEDAYLWYTDEEEEANENL, encoded by the coding sequence ATGAAGGAAGTAATCAAAGTAGAGCAGCTTACAAAATCCTACGGCAATTTTATTGCAGTAGATAATGTGAGCTTATCAGTAAGTAGAGGAATGGTTTTTGGATTGCTAGGAGCAAATGGAGCAGGAAAAAGCACCACTATTGAATGCATTTTAGGCACAAAAAATCCAGATAGTGGACAGGTTTCTATTTTGGAACTTAATCCAAAAGCAGATCGCAAGAGCTTGTTTGAAAAGGTTGGGGTTCAGTTTCAAGAAATGAATTATCAAGAACAAATTAAAGTATCTGAGCTATGTGAAGTTACAGCATCTTTATATCAGAATCCTTTAAATTATATTGAGCTACTTATGGAGTTTGGTATTGGTGATAAGCATAAAAGCCTTGTAAAGGATTTATCTGGAGGACAAAGACAGCGTTTATTTATAGTGCTTGCTCTTATTCCCAACCCTGAAGTAGTTTTTTTAGATGAGCTGACAACAGGACTTGATGCAAAGGCTCGCAGAGATGTTTGGAAGACTCTTATGAGGCTAAAGGAAAAAGGTTTAACTATATTACTCACTTCACATTTTATGGATGAGGTGGAGGCGTTGTGTGATAGAATTTGCATTTTAAAAAAAGGAAGGATTGTGTTTGAAGGGACAGTGCTAGAAGCGGTAACTAGTAGTCCCTGCGATAAATTTGAAGATGCTTATCTTTGGTATACAGATGAGGAGGAAGAAGCTAATGAAAACCTTTAG
- a CDS encoding ABC transporter permease: MKTFSTMLKTELKLSLRGMDMFIFAICAPLVVLIILGVIYGNKPAFEGAGYSFLEQSFGALATISICAGGVMGLPLVISEYRGKNILKRYKVTPVSPAMILLVQVTIYFLYAVLSLFLLYFVAKLFFGYQFRGDIGTFIGAYILVMVSMFSIGMMVGGIAPNTKMAGIIASILYFPMLIFSGATLPYEVMPNALQKTVDILPLTQGIKLLKASSLGLGVDSKVIVVPAIIMTGIAVVSVAVAIRFFKWE; the protein is encoded by the coding sequence ATGAAAACCTTTAGTACAATGCTAAAAACAGAGCTAAAGCTGTCTCTTAGAGGGATGGATATGTTTATATTTGCTATTTGTGCTCCGCTGGTGGTGCTTATTATTCTCGGAGTTATTTATGGAAATAAGCCAGCATTTGAAGGGGCAGGGTATTCTTTTTTAGAGCAGTCATTTGGAGCACTAGCTACGATTTCTATTTGTGCAGGGGGTGTCATGGGATTGCCACTGGTTATATCAGAGTATAGAGGGAAAAACATACTAAAAAGATATAAGGTAACTCCTGTTAGTCCAGCTATGATTTTATTAGTTCAAGTAACTATATATTTTTTATATGCAGTTTTATCTTTATTTCTTTTATATTTTGTTGCAAAACTCTTCTTTGGATATCAATTTCGTGGAGATATAGGGACTTTTATAGGAGCATACATTTTAGTGATGGTATCTATGTTTAGTATAGGAATGATGGTAGGAGGAATTGCACCAAATACGAAAATGGCAGGAATAATAGCGAGCATATTATATTTTCCTATGCTCATTTTTTCAGGAGCGACACTTCCGTATGAAGTTATGCCTAATGCACTTCAAAAAACAGTAGATATACTTCCTCTTACACAGGGAATAAAATTGCTAAAAGCCTCATCTTTAGGCCTAGGGGTTGACAGCAAAGTCATAGTGGTTCCAGCTATTATAATGACAGGGATAGCAGTTGTTTCAGTGGCTGTAGCTATTAGATTTTTTAAATGGGAGTAA
- a CDS encoding LURP-one-related/scramblase family protein: MKELYIKQKVFSIGEKFTVTDENQNDVYYVEGSFFQIPKTFSIMNENRGEVALITKKVFSFLPKFFVEVQGKEILTITKELSFFKARYTIDAEGIEVQGNWWDMDFEVYKQGQLVGQVNKEWFTWGDTYKVQIFDEAMETIVIAVVVAIDCVKSDEAAASSAAT; the protein is encoded by the coding sequence ATGAAGGAACTATATATCAAGCAAAAGGTATTTAGCATAGGAGAAAAATTCACAGTAACGGATGAGAATCAAAACGATGTTTATTATGTAGAGGGAAGCTTTTTTCAAATTCCTAAAACATTTTCTATAATGAATGAAAATAGAGGCGAAGTTGCTCTTATTACTAAAAAGGTTTTTAGTTTTTTACCTAAATTCTTTGTAGAGGTTCAAGGAAAAGAGATCCTTACTATCACTAAAGAGCTCTCATTTTTTAAAGCGAGATACACAATAGATGCTGAGGGTATAGAAGTGCAAGGAAATTGGTGGGATATGGATTTTGAAGTCTATAAGCAAGGCCAGCTTGTAGGTCAGGTTAATAAAGAGTGGTTTACTTGGGGTGACACCTATAAGGTTCAAATCTTTGATGAGGCTATGGAAACCATAGTAATTGCAGTTGTAGTAGCTATAGATTGTGTAAAATCAGATGAAGCTGCAGCGTCTAGTGCAGCAACGTAG
- a CDS encoding MFS transporter — protein sequence MYECTPMNNNFDSGYKKFKLLILGQTISSIGSGMTAFGLAIYILKLTGSVTTTGIFSICAFLPSILLAPVGGVLADRYDRRWMMILGELLSAVGLSICMLAVMKKADLVWILIGIGISSIFTALTEPAFKATVTDLLPEEKYSKASGMMQLANSAKLIISPMVAGLLLRIVNVSVLIGIDIMTFFTTAIIIVFVKRGMTNKVSSDTKDTKLNLGSEFKLGIKAIGDKKGVKELILIMTISTFCLGFIQILSKPLILSFASEIELGIITTVIAFGMIAGSIAVVWMKEIKSYVNLLSVGLVGCGIFYFLVGVRENMVLIAGFGFMMFAFMPAVQIGAEVLIRKNIPNKLQGRVFGFTGMISQLGYIVAFALSGMLSDFIFEPFMKGNSAFAMALGRVIGIGEGRGIALMIIIVGVELAMLGVVVGRLNNVRALERGSYHEAVI from the coding sequence ATGTATGAATGTACACCTATGAATAATAACTTTGATTCAGGATATAAAAAATTCAAATTACTAATTTTAGGACAAACTATCTCTAGCATAGGAAGTGGGATGACTGCTTTTGGCCTAGCTATTTATATTCTTAAGCTCACAGGCTCTGTGACGACTACAGGGATATTTAGTATATGTGCTTTTTTACCATCTATTTTACTAGCTCCTGTGGGAGGAGTGCTGGCTGACAGATATGATAGAAGATGGATGATGATTTTAGGAGAGTTGCTATCTGCAGTAGGGTTAAGCATATGTATGCTTGCAGTAATGAAAAAAGCTGATTTAGTTTGGATACTTATTGGAATAGGTATTAGCTCTATATTTACAGCACTTACTGAACCAGCATTTAAAGCAACTGTGACTGATTTATTGCCAGAAGAAAAGTATTCAAAAGCAAGTGGAATGATGCAGCTTGCCAATAGTGCAAAGCTTATAATTTCTCCTATGGTTGCAGGCTTATTGCTTCGTATAGTTAATGTCAGCGTTCTTATAGGAATAGATATTATGACTTTTTTTACAACTGCTATTATTATTGTATTTGTGAAAAGAGGTATGACAAATAAAGTTTCATCAGATACAAAAGATACAAAATTAAATCTAGGAAGTGAATTTAAACTAGGCATCAAAGCTATAGGAGATAAAAAGGGAGTCAAAGAACTTATTTTAATTATGACGATATCGACATTTTGTCTTGGATTTATTCAGATACTGAGTAAGCCGCTTATTCTTTCTTTTGCAAGTGAAATAGAGCTAGGGATTATAACTACAGTAATAGCATTTGGAATGATAGCAGGAAGTATAGCTGTAGTATGGATGAAGGAAATTAAATCTTATGTGAACTTACTTTCAGTTGGGCTAGTTGGATGTGGGATATTTTATTTTCTTGTAGGAGTAAGAGAGAATATGGTTTTAATAGCGGGATTTGGGTTTATGATGTTTGCTTTTATGCCAGCTGTTCAAATAGGAGCAGAGGTTCTGATAAGAAAAAATATACCAAATAAGCTACAGGGAAGAGTCTTCGGATTTACAGGCATGATTTCTCAGCTAGGATATATTGTAGCTTTTGCTTTATCTGGCATGCTTTCTGATTTTATATTTGAACCATTTATGAAGGGAAATTCTGCTTTTGCTATGGCTTTAGGCAGAGTGATTGGAATAGGAGAAGGAAGAGGAATCGCACTTATGATTATAATTGTGGGGGTAGAACTTGCGATGCTTGGAGTAGTAGTAGGTAGATTAAACAATGTAAGAGCTTTAGAAAGGGGGAGCTATCATGAAGCTGTTATTTAA
- a CDS encoding TetR/AcrR family transcriptional regulator: MKTVKDAELRRQEILMTARELFIKKGYDKTSVNDILKVVDIAKGTFYYYFSSKEEVLEAIIIDIVEEGATKARRILNEQSIPLLNRIMMAMMAQKPDFEGSEEIKEELHKVENVKLHRIYLREMIKKMTPILEPLMLEGIDQGIFSIEYPTECIESILLLGHMMFDDSDVFEWTSDEFPKKIQAFLSNMERLLGTKKGELEILIQMFGQL; the protein is encoded by the coding sequence ATGAAAACTGTTAAAGATGCTGAGCTTAGAAGACAAGAAATTCTAATGACAGCAAGGGAATTATTTATAAAAAAAGGATATGACAAAACCTCAGTCAATGATATTTTAAAGGTTGTAGATATAGCTAAAGGTACTTTTTACTATTATTTTTCTTCAAAAGAAGAGGTGCTTGAAGCTATCATTATAGATATAGTTGAAGAAGGTGCCACAAAAGCAAGAAGAATTTTAAATGAACAGTCGATACCTTTACTAAATCGCATAATGATGGCTATGATGGCACAAAAACCAGATTTTGAAGGCTCAGAAGAAATCAAAGAAGAGCTTCATAAGGTTGAGAATGTAAAGCTTCATAGGATATATCTAAGAGAGATGATTAAGAAAATGACTCCTATTTTAGAACCTCTTATGCTAGAAGGGATAGATCAGGGGATTTTTAGCATAGAATATCCTACAGAGTGTATAGAATCTATTTTGCTCCTAGGCCATATGATGTTTGATGACAGTGATGTATTTGAATGGACTAGTGACGAGTTTCCAAAGAAAATCCAAGCTTTTTTAAGCAATATGGAAAGACTTTTGGGAACGAAAAAAGGTGAGCTTGAAATATTAATACAAATGTTTGGACAGCTATAG